In the Triticum aestivum cultivar Chinese Spring chromosome 2B, IWGSC CS RefSeq v2.1, whole genome shotgun sequence genome, TCAGCCGCCACATCTCCTGCTCCTCCCTCGCAAGGATCCCACCACCACACTGCGGAATCCGCAGGCGATGCAGCGACGGCGTCGAGGTTCGGCTCGCGTCGCGCAGGTGGGCGTGGGCGTCTCGTTAGTACAGTATGAGCGAGATTGCGAGAGGGAATGACTGCCTGCAACTGCAACTCTATAGCAGGAGGGTTTGTTTTGAAATTGAAATAAAATGCAAGCGCGGTCCTAATTCTTTCCCAAAAGTGTCGGCTGGGTCCTAATTCTTTCAAAATGCACATCTGGGTCCTAAATCTTTCTAAGTTGTTCACCCGAGGTCCTAATTTCGACTGTCCGCCGCTGACCAGCTCGCGTGGCGCTTTGACCGCTGCCACGTCGACTCGAGGGCCCACGCGGGATAGTTTCCGCGGTTGGAGGTTGGTAATTTAAGCAGTTTGGCCCCTGGAGTTTGTCCTCTCTTCATTCCCCGGTCCCTAGGTCTTCTGcttgctctctccctctctctggcgccgcgccgtcgccgccatgTCCGCCGCCGCTAGCTCTTCTGCTGTGAAGCACCGCGGGAAGAAGGCTGCCCAAGCGCCTGCTCCACCTCCGGCGTTAGCCCTTTTCTCGCCGCCCATCTCATCGCCGGCTGCCGCGGGTATGCTGCCGTTGGTACCATGCCCTAGCTGCCGCATTCGATCTACAATTCGTCTTGTGTCAAAATCGAAGGCAAATCCTGGCAGGATTTTCTACAAGTGCCCCAATCACCATGTAAGATCTTCTTCAAGGCCCAATCGATTTGATGTTTCTGTGTTTCTTTTTGACTGAATTTTTTTTGCTCAATTTCTATCAGATTCAACCAAATCCTTGCCAACATTACTATTGGGAAGATGGACCAGACAACTATTTTGATTTTTTGGTGAGAGCTGGGTATGTCAGCCGTGGATTGAGCAGTTTAGATTCGGCTGGTGTCATTGCAAGTGAAGAAACAGAGGTGCAAGATGCTTGTGCAGGAGCAATGCATAGCACTGTCGAGACTGTGGCATATGCAGAAGCAATGCAGAAGATGAATGAGCTCATTTTTCTCTGTAGGAGTATTCTCAGTGCACTTGTTGTACTGATTGTAGTTGTGGTGTATGTAGGATTTAAGAAGTGATGTGTTAGTATGATGTATCCAGTGATCAATGCTTGTTGGTGTATCCAGATGTTGATGATTTACTGTTGCAATGaaattgaactaaaatttggcagcATTTTGGTTGTTTTTCTGTACTTTGGCACCATTTTTTTACTAGCATTGACAACACAAATAAACAGTAATATGCAAGGCCATTCTTTTACTAACTGAACTTCAAAGCAGTCTGAAAGATAGATAGATGGACCCAACATTACAAGGTCTTGAAGTTGTGCAACAAAAGTATTACATTTCCATGGTTTGTGTGAAACCCAAAGCCACATCTTAGCATGAGGTTTCATTACAAACCACCTTGTTTCCTAAGCAAAAGAAAAACATCCTACACTGCTTCTTTCCATAACATCTTTGTAGCTCTTCACTTCTGAGTTGTTGGGGCTTTGTTCTCCTTAGTTTTTTTcactttcttccttctcttcaaaCCTAGTGTAGCAGTAGTGTGGCTTCTTGGAGCTGGCAGGGCATCTCTGCAGTTTGCAATGAACTGGCTTTCTGGTAGAGGAGCTGGCACTGCTGTTTGAGATTGTTGAGTAGCTATAGCCTACAAACCAACCAACATGTATTTAGTAATGTAGGTGAATTTCTGGAAGAACAGATGGCATTGCATTTATTAACATTTCATTTAAATAAAAAGCTCTCACTTGGTCCTGTAAAATCTCAATCATAGTAGATGAAGCAAGATCATAATTCATAGAAGAAGATATCATATTAGATGTACTTCTGCCCACTTGTGGACATGcctttttctgcaaaaaaaataagAAATGTTGTTGACTATTGCAATTTTAGTTTTCAACGGCATTTAAGGGAAACATTTAAGGGAAATGCACCTTGCAACTGGGCCTTCTCTTGACTGGTAGTTTAGTTCTTTGTTGTGTTTCTGGAAGCACAACCTGAATTGGCACATGTTCTGTTGTTTGCACATGTTCTGCTGCTTCCTCTTCTGCTGCTGGAtattgttctgctgctggatcttGTTCTGCTCCTGCCTCATGTGCTGCTGTTGGTTGTCCTCTACCTAGTTCAGGGCACTTTCTTTTGTTGTGTCCTGGTTGATTGCACACACTGCAGTGTCCAATAATGCCATGTCTGCTCATCCTAGTTCCATTGTCCTCCTCTAGTgggttcttctttctcttctttccaGGCCTACCAACTTTCTTCTCATAGTGTGGTGGCAGCATTTGAGGCCCATTAGTTTTAGGCCACACTCTAGGATCACTACATGGCATTATGATCTTGCCATAAGCAGCTCTGAAAGCATCTATGCTGTAGCACTTGTTGACAACATCCTCTGGTTTAATTCTTTCATGTCTTAAACATGCAACTCCATGTCTACATGGAATTCCAGAGAGCTGCCATGCCCTACAAGAACACTCCTCCTTCTGTATGTTCACATCATACTCCCCAACCATGCCTTTAACATGAAATATGTGTTGTCCAGCTGGTAATGCAGTGCAGTTGTTGgacatgttaatatttttgtccagtttttttctaatttttggaCAAATTTGACCACACATCTCCTCAGATTCCAGATTCTTGCTATAAAACCTAGTCATTAATTGGTCCTTGATCTTCTTAAGACAAGTAACTATAGGCATTTCTCTGGCATCAAGTATATACCTATGAAATAACTACAGTTAGATAATGCTACAGTACTGACAATATGAAATCACTTCACAGCTGAAATGCTACAGTACTGACAACTTACTTGTTGAACACTTCACAGCTGTTGTTAAGAAGCAAATCACACTTTGGGAGTTCATGGAAATAGGCCTTGCACCACTGCCTTGGGTCAATTGCATCCAAGTACTCATAGGCCCCCTGGTCCAACTCTTTCATCTCTTGCATGTACTTCTTCCAGTCTGCCTCATGTGTAGCTCTTGCAATTTGCCACAATTTATTCTTGAATACATCACCTTTCCAGTTTTTTGCAAAGTTTTGATGCAGATGCCTCACACAAAATCTATGTTGTGCATCAGGAAACATTGCATTGACAGCATTGATCAAGCCCTACATACATTGTAGAACAAACAAATGAAATGCTACAGTATGATAATATGAAATGCTACAGTATGAAATGCTACAGTATGAAATGCTACAATGTTCTTACTACCTTCTGCCTATCACTCATCAATGTCCATGGTGCTGTGTTTTGTATGTTCAGATCCTCCTTCAATGTGTTCAAAAACCACTTCCATGTGACAGTATCTTCCACTTCTACTATGGCAATTGCAATGGGAAAGATACAATCGTTAGGATCAACTCCAACAGCTGTCAGCATCACTCCACCATACTTGTTCTTAATGTGACACCCATCAATGCATATAATGGGCCTACAAGCTAGCAGAAAACCCCTTTTGCATGCATCTAAGGACATGTAGCAGTTATCAAACTTTCCATTGTTTGCATGCACAAGCATGGTACTGCCAGGATTTGATCTTCTGATTTCAGCTGCAAAGTCCCACAGTAAATTATACTgctcaagttcatctccatgaatTATCTTTAGTGCAATCCTCCTTGCTCTAGCTAGCTTACTTCTAGTAGGTTGCATGTTGTAGTCCAATTGAACAAGTCTGCCAAAGTTTTGCAGTGTCATCTTCTCATCTGCTCTAAATGTTTCCACATACTTGCCAGCCAAATATCTTGCTGTAAATTGCTTGAGTGCCCACTCTCTTTCACATGTAT is a window encoding:
- the LOC123046173 gene encoding uncharacterized protein; the encoded protein is MAPVHRRPGDPPPRYGAQEEVFTVEINYGGFFCGFGRSKTYVDGKVALFDGCEVDTWSPLWLTDFMQQLGYSDQSKHVIYWLLPGKNLADGLRIVDCDTDTLHMTAVVPKFQLFQLFVDHKDMAFDNVMDDIHVSGTPKLPLVLSPKSHGFSSGIRGSPRFKVKAHKGRLNQCHAGSSNEGSSSVPPVGLNVGHELRRSRRKLVVEEEIPNENDNDSDSDDSEWDSDWVDSDNEVGKDDDDLYEEWVDEKFEKKKKKKSEWEQDSDYDTDELQELQGSELEDSDSAEEVEVVDAQGRKKMKKKVKLKRWRPENMKEVNFHIGMVFLSVIELRAAIQEYIVKQRVQIHYIKNDKQRIRAGCVGDCPWFLFAAPDSRTKAWVVKKYVGEHTCEREWALKQFTARYLAGKYVETFRADEKMTLQNFGRLVQLDYNMQPTRSKLARARRIALKIIHGDELEQYNLLWDFAAEIRRSNPGSTMLVHANNGKFDNCYMSLDACKRGFLLACRPIICIDGCHIKNKYGGVMLTAVGVDPNDCIFPIAIAIVEVEDTVTWKWFLNTLKEDLNIQNTAPWTLMSDRQKGLINAVNAMFPDAQHRFCVRHLHQNFAKNWKGDVFKNKLWQIARATHEADWKKYMQEMKELDQGAYEYLDAIDPRQWCKAYFHELPKCDLLLNNSCEVFNKYILDAREMPIVTCLKKIKDQLMTRFYSKNLESEEMCGQICPKIRKKLDKNINMSNNCTALPAGQHIFHVKGMVGEYDVNIQKEECSCRAWQLSGIPCRHGVACLRHERIKPEDVVNKCYSIDAFRAAYGKIIMPCSDPRVWPKTNGPQMLPPHYEKKVGRPGKKRKKNPLEEDNGTRMSRHGIIGHCSVCNQPGHNKRKCPELGRGQPTAAHEAGAEQDPAAEQYPAAEEEAAEHVQTTEHVPIQVVLPETQQRTKLPVKRRPSCKKKACPQVGRSTSNMISSSMNYDLASSTMIEILQDQAIATQQSQTAVPAPLPESQFIANCRDALPAPRSHTTATLGLKRRKKVKKTKENKAPTTQK